The Dioscorea cayenensis subsp. rotundata cultivar TDr96_F1 chromosome 21, TDr96_F1_v2_PseudoChromosome.rev07_lg8_w22 25.fasta, whole genome shotgun sequence genome includes a region encoding these proteins:
- the LOC120252505 gene encoding peptidyl-prolyl cis-trans isomerase Pin1-like translates to MASKQQVRASHILIKHEGSQRKASWNDPDCRIISATTRDVAVPELCSLRDNITSGRTHFEEVTSRYSHCSYAKRGGDLGDLGRGQMQKPFEDATFSLKVGEMSDIVDTDGVHIILRTS, encoded by the coding sequence ATGGCGTCGAAGCAGCAAGTGCGGGCATCCCACATCCTGATAAAGCACGAAGGCTCACAGCGCAAGGCCTCATGGAATGACCCCGATTGTCGGATCATTAGCGCCACCACTCGGGACGTCGCCGTCCCAGAGCTCTGCTCCCTCCGTGACAACATCACCTCCGGAAGGACCCACTTTGAAGAGGTCACCTCTCGTTACTCCCACTGCAGCTATGCCAAGCGCGGCGGTGATCTAGGCGATTTAGGACGAGGGCAGATGCAGAAGCCTTTCGAGGATGCCACCTTTTCTCTGAAAGTTGGAGAGATGAGTGACATTGTGGACACTGACGGTGTTCATATCATTCTGAGGACTAGTTGA